The Leptidea sinapis chromosome 15, ilLepSina1.1, whole genome shotgun sequence genome window below encodes:
- the LOC126968369 gene encoding uncharacterized protein LOC126968369 isoform X3 translates to MALLTAVCVLSAVFVCANGHVALTFPPARKYDLDFLDNSRTKPPCGMPKGSIKTSFLAGSTFIVHWHLAYAHRGGFSLRILDELERPVLDLTPRAGGTEFVRDDPTAQKYEVRLPGDFTCSNCTLQLQREAAEWGSSYRFWSCADIDILTRKEYHETCSGKGFHILGRCKCNKMYSGSRCQFSDECSEDTECGLRGKCVDVHSTESPTKMCYCPHGFYGKGCNKKSPWKDKNVNLEQYSKKQLSKDYTLYWRVIKDMHEVEFVMMVNGTSYAALGWRPKGLKKECKNFPVLGPPLDKPNTPEPELLPKPEPKAEPEPSTNSNEAKSEHSTIETKREPKAEPNPEPTSEPKPEPSSEPKPEPSSEPQPEPASEPNPEPTSEPRPEPSSEPEPEPSSEPKPEPSSEPEPEPSSEPKPEPSSEPKPEPTSEPKPEPSTESYFENDRNKRVAMHTLDGIDFKNLGNDVTVKTSISYKVSSSKGRKKRAVDEAEKSSYFPSHEYVPKFDFNPMDCTDIVIGTARGNYHRVLDYYTRDRSTPRVDTFWGGHDDITASSGFEENGVTTIMFRKKIKAKEPTDHSLVDDLMHVIWARGQEPGKYVHSPPAGVSGGDFYRADELKYHGHGDQRGLLSMNFFEETKSPSAGGVSPLDNDKCGAQYKIPASCDVSNNTCDYVASWEYLGQKRGKDSVRFTIRTKQSKYWTGIGFSNDRRMSQTDAIVGWVDSRSGRPFLMDAWLVGYSAPRMDRQDVSQATGQLVDGTTTLSFVRKRDTGDSKDLAFTDTQCLYMMFVTGGGGYDPVNKRMSKHTQVPIVSDDRICIKPCGPEPLEEEQTTEIVLPGSHTYAMLIRITGLADNFKPPAVGSREYEELATQVVDSLAGEFAKIKGYKGIVVNGFMQNETKAIIAELTLKSLESNTIEGSSARSLDGAVSPAQNDTEQDSDMTKWEKVVKDTLAQGRVGNLNVDPEFLVFEPESITTAAGGEDGVREPVAGAALRLWVVVGCVCALLLLAVLQAVCTLAHAQSAKNKDKLISSTVWKDYNSANTNYAFEPFDTDTYRNRTPGPRARPTSPPPPRPDAMAGKMNGHKTSNGHKAGSPNGHNMNPNGHHAANGSKHASSPGRVVKTPTGTATKKFPNSAAQFYHDTRSLQRPRSQFGSTYDPSSGSTRSGRDRERTYSLPRGSHGHPHGSHEPQPDFYFMPSQRKHEGEIVRVYVTPRN, encoded by the exons ATGGCGTTGCTGACAGCTGTGTGTGTGCTAAGTGCTGTGTTTGTGTGTGCCAATGGACACGTAGCGTTAACTTTCCCACCCGCTAGGAAATATGATTTGGACTTTTTAGATAATTCTCGGACTAAGCCCCCTTGCGGAATGCCCAAAG gATCAATAAAAACTTCATTTCTAGCGGGATCCACATTTATAGTACATTGGCATTTAGCCTACGCGCATCGA gGTGGTTTTAGTTTAAGAATATTAGACGAATTAGAAAGGCCCGTGTTAGATCTGACTCCACGGGCGGGAGGAACGGAGTTTGTCAGAGATGACCCCAC AGCCCAGAAGTATGAAGTTAGGCTGCCAGGTGACTTCACGTGCTCTAACTGCACTCTTCAGCTGCAGAGAGAAGCAGCGGAGTGGGGCTCCAGCTATCGGTTCTGGTCGTGCGCGGACATCGACATACTCACGC GTAAGGAATACCACGAGACATGCTCCGGGAAGGGCTTCCATATCCTGGGCAGATGTAAGTGCAACAAGATGTACAGCGGCTCCCGGTGCCAGTTCTCAGACGAGTGCTCGGAGGACACGGAGTGCGGCCTGCGCGGCAAGTGTGTGGACGTGCACTCCACAGAGTCTCCCACCAAGATGTGCTACTGTCCTCACGGCTTCTACGGAAAGGGCTGTAATAAGA AATCCCCATGGAAGGACAAGAATGTAAACCTGGAGCAGTACAGCAAGAAGCAACTGTCCAAAGACTACACCCTGTACTGGCGCGTCATCAAGGACATGCACGAAGTGGAGTTTGTGATGATGGTCAACGGGACGTCCTACGCCG CACTTGGTTGGCGACCAAAAGGATtgaaaaaagagtgcaaaaactTCCCTGTTCTTGGACCGCCTTTAGATAAAC CTAACACACCGGAGCCAGAGCTACTCCCGAAACCGGAACCTAAAGCAGAGCCCGAGCCTAGTACGAATTCTAACGAGGCTAAATCCGAGCATTCAACCATTGAAACAAAACGTGAACCGAAAGCAGAACCAAATCCCGAACCAACTTCTGAACCAAAGCCGGAACCAAGTTCTGAACCTAAGCCGGAACCAAGTTCTGAACCACAACCGGAACCTGCTTCTGAACCAAATCCAGAACCTACTTCTGAACCAAGACCCGAACCGAGTTCTGAACCTGAACCCGAACCGAGTTCTGAACCAAAACCTGAACCGAGTTCTGAACCAGAACCCGAACCGAGTTCTGAACCAAAACCAGAACCGAGTTCTGAACCAAAACCAGAACCGACATCTGAGCCAAAACCAGAGCCAAGCACGGAATCATATTTTGAGAACGACAGGAACAAACGCGTCGCCATGCATACTCTAGATGGGATTGATTTTAAGAACCTGGGCAATGACGTCACAGTTAAAACCAGCATTTCCTACAAAGTGTCAAGTTCTAAAG GACGTAAAAAACGAGCAGTAGATGAAGCTGAAAAATCAA GCTACTTTCCGTCCCATGAATACGTACCCAAGTTCGATTTCAACCCCATGGACTGTACCGATATCGTGATTGGCACTGCCAGAGGTAACTACCACAGAGTGCTGGATTATTACACTCGGGACAG ATCGACTCCTCGCGTGGACACGTTCTGGGGAGGCCACGACGACATAACTGCTTCGTCTGGGTTCGAGGAAAACGGTGTCACCACCATTATGTTCAGAAAAAAGATTAAG GCCAAAGAACCGACTGACCATTCACTGGTTGACGACTTGATGCATGTAATCTGGGCTCGCGGTCAGGAGCCGGGCAAGTATGTGCACTCTCCCCCTGCCGGGGTCAGTGGGGGGGACTTCTACCGTGCTGACGAGCTCAAGTATCACGGCCACGGAGACCAGCGGGGACTGCTCTCTATGAACTTTTTTG AAGAAACAAAAAGTCCATCAGCCGGGGGCGTGAGTCCGCTCGATAACGATAAATGCGGCGCGCAGTATAAGATCCCGGCTTCCTGTGACGTCAGCAACAACACTTGCGACTACGTCGCGTCATGGGAGTATCTGGGTCAGAAGAGAGGCAAGGACTCCGTGCGGTTCACGATCCGGACCAAGCAGAGCAAGTACTGGACCGGCATCGGGTTCAGCAATGATAGGAGAATG TCCCAAACAGACGCGATAGTGGGGTGGGTGGACTCGCGATCTGGGCGTCCGTTCCTCATGGATGCCTGGCTGGTGGGCTACTCCGCGCCCAGGATGGACCGTCAGGATGTCAGCCAGGCCACCGGCCAGCTCGTGGACGGAACCACCACGCTGTCCTTCGTGAGGAAACGGGATACCGGCGACAGTAAG GACCTGGCGTTCACGGACACCCAATGCTTATACATGATGTTCGTGACGGGGGGCGGCGGGTACGATCCTGTCAACAAGAGGATGAGCAAGCACACCCAGGTCCCCATCGTATCCGACGACAGAATCTGCATCAAGCCTTGTGGACCTG agcCTTTAGAAGAAGAACAAACAACAGAGATAGTGTTGCCAGGTTCCCACACGTACGCCATGTTGATCCGCATCACGGGACTGGCTGACAACTTCAAGCCTCCAGCGGTGGGCAGTCGGGAGTACGAGGAGTTGGCAACACAAGTCGTGGACAGCTTGGCGGGAGAATTCGCCAAGATTAAGGGATATAAGGGCATCGTTGTTAACGGTTTTATGCA AAACGAAACCAAAGCCATTATAGCAGAACTCACGCTCAAATCATTGGAATCAAACACAATTGAAGGTTCAAGCGCACGCTCGCTAGATGGCGCTGTCTCACCGGCGCAGAATGACACTGAACAGGACAGCGATATGACTAAATGGGAGAAAGTTGTCAAGGACACCCTAGCGCAAGGAAGAGTTGGAAATCTGAACGTTGATCCCGAATTTCTCGTGTTTGAACCGGAAAGTA TCACCACGGCGGCGGGAGGGGAGGACGGTGTGCGGGAGCCGGTGGCGGGCGCAGCACTACGGCTGTGGGTCGTGGTAGGCTGCGTGTGCGCACTGCTACTGTTGGCCGTGCTACAGGCTGTCTGCACCCTCGCACACGCGCAATCTGCCAAAAACAAG GACAAGTTAATATCGAGCACAGTTTGGAAGGATTACAATTCGGCGAACACCAACTACGCCTTCGAGCCGTTTGATACAGACACGTACAGGAACAGAACCCCCGGCCCCCGCGCGAGACCTACCTCCCCGCCCCCGCCCAGACCTGACGCCATGGCCGGGAAGATGAACGGCCACAAGACATCTAATGGACATAAAG CAGGGAGCCCCAACGGTCATAACATGAACCCCAACGGTCATCACGCCGCGAACGGCTCCAAACATGCCTCCAGCCCCGGCCGCGTGGTGAAAACTCCTACCGGCACTGCTACCAAGAAATTCCCCAACAGCGCGGCTCAGTTCTACCACGACACTCGGTCACTGCAACGACCCAGGAGTCAGTTTGG